A region from the Acinonyx jubatus isolate Ajub_Pintada_27869175 chromosome C2, VMU_Ajub_asm_v1.0, whole genome shotgun sequence genome encodes:
- the LOC128315396 gene encoding LOW QUALITY PROTEIN: uncharacterized protein LOC128315396 (The sequence of the model RefSeq protein was modified relative to this genomic sequence to represent the inferred CDS: substituted 1 base at 1 genomic stop codon), producing MGWLSASGTLLGVQLITEVLAYVSAVSWLVGSSRMSLSGRNLITDQQTSVGYSHATGPPDAEGNQPHHYWPFATSDLYNWKAQNPKFSEKPAGLIDLLDSVLFTHQPTWDDCQQLLQVLFTTEERERILSGARKLVPGADGNPTTNQAQIDASFPLTRPQWDFNTAEGKERLRVYRQTLMGGLRMAARKPTNLAKVGNVQQGKDESPAAFLERIMEAFRTYTPMDPEAPESKAAVIMAFVNQLAIDIRRKLQKIDRLGEKSLQDLLVVAEKVYNNREPPEDKQARAMETASSKQTRDPARILLATTADFPEERDRRLQQLADDTRKGKSTKGGKQRLQKDQCAYCKEIGHWARDCPKRAGGKGSKTDRVKVLELDELSDXGSQGSDPLPEPRVTLKVEVTPIDFLVDTGAQHLVLRTPQGKLASKKSWVKGATGMSQYSWTTRRTVDLGTGRVSHSFMVIPECPYPLLGRDLLTKIGAQITFRQGGPQVTDGKGHPIQVLTMKLEDEYLLHQEALPREDNIDRWLREFPSVWAETGGMGLATHRTPVLVELKPGESPVRIKQYPMSQEARKGIQPHIRRL from the exons ATGGGCTGGCTGAGTGCTTCTGGTACTCTGCTCGGGGTTCAGCTGATCACAGAGGTGCTTGCTTATGTATCTGCAGTTAGCTGGCTGGTGGGCAGTTCCAGGATGTCCTTGAGTGGGAGGAATCTGATCACTGACCAGCAGACTAGTGTAGGCTATTCGCATG ccaccggacccccagacgcggaggggaatcagccccatcactattggcctttcgccactagtgacctctacaattggaaagctcagaatcctaagttttccgagaaaccggcagggcttattgatttattagactctgttctttttacccatcagcccacgtgggatgattgccagcagcttttgcaggtcctgttcacgactgaagaaagagaaagaatcctcagtggggcccgaaaactagttccaggcgcagacgggaatcccaccaccaaccaggctcagatagatgcctccttccccttaactcggccccagtgggatttcaacacggcagaaggtaaggagaggctccgggtctaccgccagactctaatggggggtctccgaatggctgctagaaagccaaccaatttggccaaggtaggaaatgtacaacagggaaaagatgaatctccggctgcctttttagaacggatcatggaggcattccgcacctatacccccatggatccagaggctccagaaagcaaggcagctgttatcatggcctttgtaaaccaattggccatagacattaggagaaaattacagaaaatagatagactaggagaaaaaagtctgcaggacttactggtggtagccgaaaaggtatataataaccgggagcctcctgaggacaagcaggctcgcgccatggagactgccagcagtaagcagactcgagacccggccagaatactactagctaccactgctgacttccccgaggaacgagaccgccgtctccagcagctggcagacgacacaagaaaaggtaaaagcaccaagggggggaagcagaggctgcagaaggatcagtgcgcatactgcaaggagatagggcattgggcccgagactgtccaaaaagagctggcgggaagggaagcaagactgatcgagtaaaagtcctagagctggatgaactaagtgattaggggagtcagggttcggaccctctccccgaacccagggtaactcttaaagtggaggtgacccctattgacttccttgtcgacaccggagcacaacatttggtcctccgcaccccacaaggaaaactagctaGCAAAAAGTCCTGGGTaaaaggggcaactggtatgagccagtattcatggactacccgaagaacagtagatttgggaacgggccgggtatcccactcctttatggtaataccagaatgcccctacccgctgttaggacgggacttactgaccaagattggagctcagataactttcagacaaggggggcctcaggtcaccgatggcaagggccaccccatccaggtcctgaccatgaaactggaggatgaatacctcctccaccaggaggcgctcccgagagaggataatatagacagatggctacgagaattcccctcggtttgggcagagacaggggggatgggactagccaCTCataggaccccagtcctggtagagctcaagccaggagagagtccagtaaggatcaaacaataccccatgtctcaggaggcccggaaagggatccagccacacatccggagactatga